A window of the Pantoea sp. Lij88 genome harbors these coding sequences:
- a CDS encoding LysR family transcriptional regulator: MDRIQAMQVFTRVAEAGSFVRAAETLSLPSSTVTSMIKNLEKYLQVRLLNRTTRRVSLTPEGLKYLAQCREILSLIEHSESSLTDSIRRPQGRLRVDMPGGIAHFIVMPNLKNFYRLYPDIYLMIGVSDRQVDLVQEGVDCVIRTGELTDSTLVARPLGRFRWVTSASPDYLRKFGIPETPEALSQHRAIHYFSGSGRRTNELRFTQGTEAFSVPVEGDAAVNETGLYIRLCLEGFGLAQLAENVISENLQQGKLVEVLADWQPPSVPVTMLYPHQRFLSPAVRVFADWVAGLLNDGKGETGSSR, encoded by the coding sequence ATGGATCGGATTCAGGCTATGCAGGTTTTCACGCGGGTTGCTGAGGCCGGGAGTTTTGTTCGCGCGGCAGAAACACTGTCACTGCCTTCTTCCACCGTTACCAGCATGATTAAAAACCTGGAGAAATACCTGCAGGTGCGCCTGCTGAACCGTACCACAAGGCGGGTCAGCCTTACTCCTGAAGGCCTGAAGTATCTGGCGCAGTGCCGGGAGATCCTGTCGCTGATCGAACATAGTGAATCCAGCCTGACCGATTCCATCAGACGCCCTCAGGGACGGCTGCGGGTTGATATGCCCGGTGGGATTGCCCATTTCATCGTCATGCCTAACCTGAAAAATTTTTACCGGCTCTATCCGGATATTTACCTGATGATTGGTGTCAGCGACCGGCAGGTCGATCTTGTTCAGGAAGGGGTGGATTGCGTCATACGAACCGGTGAATTAACCGACTCCACGCTGGTTGCCCGTCCGCTTGGCCGGTTTCGCTGGGTGACCAGCGCCTCACCTGACTATCTCAGGAAGTTTGGTATCCCTGAGACGCCGGAAGCGTTGTCACAGCATCGGGCGATTCATTACTTTTCCGGTTCGGGAAGACGCACTAATGAACTGCGTTTTACACAAGGCACTGAGGCCTTCTCAGTTCCGGTTGAGGGGGATGCAGCTGTTAACGAAACGGGACTCTATATCAGACTGTGTCTTGAGGGTTTTGGGCTGGCGCAGCTTGCTGAGAATGTGATTTCGGAGAATCTGCAGCAAGGCAAACTGGTCGAGGTTCTGGCGGACTGGCAGCCACCCTCAGTGCCGGTGACGATGCTCTATCCGCATCAGCGTTTTCTCTCCCCCGCCGTGCGTGTTTTTGCTGACTGGGTCGCCGGACTTTTAAACGATGGCAAAGGTGAGACGGGGTCTTCCCGGTAA
- a CDS encoding amidohydrolase family protein — MTGYIRNIINNQNVTSQATLIRGATILSMDGSVGNIERGDILINGSTITAVGQDLNVPGAHVIDATNMIAMPGMVDSHRHAWEGQLRRINPNATCLDDYSNATHFSFAKYYRPADIYVGNLLTALGAIDAGITTMIDNSHNSRTAAHSDAAVEALLDTGIRAIHATGAPVAGEWDKAHWPGNWQRLQEKYFKNNPESLVSLAVMAQLEPELWAEARRLGLSIVTEFFGAEMGSELESLHQQGLLGPDNIFNHCTALPDRGWEILREAGVRVNVCPRSDSHYGIESGMFAIEAAQRHGINPGLSVDNETSYSTDMFMEMRVAFYLQRVMGMHQQQCCDSEHALKTLPAAQLLKAATLDGAACAGLQDTVGSLTPGKQADLVLINASDLNLYPSGNAFGTVVHAAERSNIDTVMIGGRIVKQNGTVLGLDSERLRAAIDESREHLFAASGYQPDIFADAFLPLMQTD, encoded by the coding sequence ATGACCGGTTACATCAGAAATATTATTAACAATCAGAATGTCACTTCACAGGCTACGTTGATTCGCGGCGCGACGATACTGAGCATGGACGGGAGCGTGGGTAACATTGAGCGCGGCGATATTCTCATCAACGGCTCAACGATAACCGCCGTGGGGCAGGACCTTAATGTACCGGGTGCGCATGTCATTGATGCCACCAACATGATTGCCATGCCGGGAATGGTCGATTCTCATCGTCACGCATGGGAAGGACAGCTGCGACGCATTAACCCCAACGCCACCTGCCTTGACGACTACAGCAACGCCACGCATTTCTCGTTCGCTAAATATTACCGTCCTGCCGATATCTATGTCGGCAATCTGCTGACGGCGCTGGGCGCTATTGACGCGGGCATCACCACGATGATTGATAATTCGCACAACAGCCGGACCGCAGCGCATTCCGATGCCGCCGTCGAGGCCCTGCTTGATACCGGCATTCGCGCCATTCATGCTACCGGTGCACCGGTAGCCGGCGAATGGGATAAAGCGCACTGGCCGGGAAACTGGCAGCGTCTGCAGGAGAAGTATTTCAAAAATAACCCTGAAAGCCTGGTTTCTCTCGCCGTCATGGCGCAGCTGGAGCCGGAATTGTGGGCTGAAGCCCGCCGACTGGGACTGTCGATCGTCACTGAGTTCTTTGGCGCTGAGATGGGGTCTGAACTTGAGTCGCTGCATCAGCAGGGACTGCTGGGTCCGGACAATATTTTCAATCACTGCACGGCGCTGCCCGACCGGGGATGGGAAATTCTGCGGGAAGCGGGTGTCCGGGTGAACGTCTGCCCACGCTCAGATTCGCACTATGGGATCGAAAGCGGAATGTTTGCCATTGAGGCCGCGCAGCGTCATGGCATCAATCCCGGTCTGAGCGTAGACAATGAAACCTCATACAGCACCGACATGTTTATGGAGATGCGCGTCGCCTTCTACCTGCAGCGGGTGATGGGCATGCATCAGCAGCAGTGCTGTGATTCTGAACATGCGCTGAAAACGCTTCCGGCGGCGCAACTCCTCAAAGCCGCGACTCTCGATGGCGCAGCCTGTGCAGGGTTACAGGATACAGTGGGCAGTCTGACGCCAGGCAAGCAGGCCGACCTGGTGCTGATTAACGCCAGTGATCTCAATCTTTACCCGTCCGGCAACGCCTTTGGCACGGTGGTTCATGCCGCCGAGCGCAGCAACATCGACACCGTCATGATTGGCGGGCGCATCGTTAAACAGAACGGCACGGTGCTGGGCCTGGACAGCGAGCGACTGCGTGCGGCGATTGATGAGTCGCGTGAGCACCTGTTTGCCGCATCTGGCTACCAGCCCGACATTTTTGCTGACGCCTTCCTGCCGCTGATGCAGACAGACTGA
- a CDS encoding DMT family transporter, with protein sequence MKSMIYYVIAFAAGLGITLQTTLNSKLAKGLGGDPVTAALFSFTAGAFSLGIYALLRGGLMTSLVAIPSQPLWSLAGGLIGACALFSYVVLAPKIGFSALLGLAIVGQLLSSQLIDHFGLLGAIRRPVSFLRLGGMVVMLAGLAVMLFGDRLSARFLQ encoded by the coding sequence ATGAAAAGCATGATCTATTACGTAATCGCTTTTGCGGCAGGTCTGGGGATCACCCTTCAGACGACCCTGAACAGCAAGCTGGCAAAGGGGCTGGGCGGCGATCCGGTCACTGCGGCGCTGTTTTCCTTCACGGCGGGCGCGTTCAGTCTGGGGATTTACGCGCTGCTGCGGGGTGGGTTAATGACATCGTTAGTGGCGATCCCTTCGCAACCCCTCTGGAGTCTGGCGGGCGGACTGATAGGCGCATGTGCACTTTTCAGCTATGTCGTGCTGGCGCCGAAAATCGGATTTTCAGCTCTGCTCGGGCTGGCGATTGTCGGACAGTTACTTTCTTCACAGCTCATTGACCATTTTGGCCTGCTGGGCGCTATACGTCGCCCGGTTTCGTTCCTCAGGCTGGGGGGAATGGTTGTCATGCTGGCCGGACTGGCCGTCATGCTTTTCGGCGATCGACTCTCTGCACGTTTTCTGCAGTGA
- a CDS encoding SMP-30/gluconolactonase/LRE family protein, whose translation MFSIAADVRNKLGECPLWCERTHRLYWTDIEASELLAIEEGNDAVMRWSLPERLGSFALTKQSHILLMGFASGLAFYDLNSGLLTPVAASPGDAGTRIGDGRCDRAGNFVFGTMDDGYPVKAIGKFHRLNAATLTVETLVLPDVAIPNSICFSPDGGTLYYCDSLQGRIMCCDYPSLQNQRVFAETEGSGAPDGSCVDAMGYLWNAEWGGSRVVRYRPDGTTAAILTSPGLQSTCPALAGEGFTRLYCTTATVGLTALSEYDGSLLKAESDLSPGLPETTFAAHSV comes from the coding sequence ATGTTTTCAATTGCAGCTGATGTCAGGAATAAACTGGGAGAGTGCCCGTTGTGGTGTGAAAGAACCCACAGGCTCTACTGGACTGACATTGAAGCCAGTGAACTACTCGCCATAGAAGAAGGCAATGATGCTGTAATGCGCTGGTCGCTGCCTGAACGCCTTGGCTCCTTTGCACTGACTAAACAAAGTCATATTCTGCTGATGGGATTCGCGTCAGGGCTGGCTTTTTATGATCTCAATAGCGGCTTGCTTACCCCGGTGGCCGCTTCACCAGGAGACGCCGGCACCCGTATAGGTGATGGACGGTGTGACCGCGCCGGTAATTTTGTCTTTGGAACGATGGATGACGGTTATCCCGTCAAAGCCATCGGTAAGTTTCACAGGCTCAACGCGGCGACGCTGACTGTTGAGACGCTTGTATTGCCCGATGTCGCTATCCCGAACAGCATCTGTTTCAGCCCCGATGGTGGCACGCTCTATTACTGTGACTCGTTGCAGGGTCGGATAATGTGCTGTGATTATCCCTCGCTGCAGAACCAGCGCGTGTTCGCAGAAACCGAAGGCAGCGGCGCGCCTGACGGCTCCTGCGTGGATGCGATGGGATATCTATGGAATGCTGAATGGGGAGGGAGCCGTGTTGTCCGTTACCGCCCGGATGGGACCACCGCTGCTATTCTGACATCACCCGGACTGCAGAGCACCTGTCCGGCACTTGCCGGTGAGGGTTTTACCCGTCTCTATTGCACCACGGCTACAGTGGGACTTACTGCACTGTCTGAATATGACGGTTCATTACTAAAAGCTGAATCTGATCTCAGTCCCGGATTACCTGAAACCACCTTTGCTGCACACTCAGTTTAA
- the umuC gene encoding translesion error-prone DNA polymerase V subunit UmuC has protein sequence MFALADANNFYASCETVFRPDLRGKPIVVVSNNDGCVIARSAEAKRMGIKMAAPLFKNERYFRENGVHVFSSNYELYGDMSARMMAILGEMAAGQEVYSIDESFLDVTGIGNIIPLETFGQQMRERIRKETGLIIGVGFAPTKALAKLANHAAKKWTQTNGVVDLSDRSRQRKLLHLTDVSDIWGIGQRISKRLNQLGITTALQLADSNVSMIRKNFDVVVERITRELNGESCIALEDAPPPKQHILNSRSFGERVTKLEGMQQAIVLYATRAAEKLREQNSRCRHISVSVATGRHGDEPRYSNTASCMLDYPTNDTRDIIESALHGLGTIWRDGFRYAKAGVMLGDFYQSGMTQFDMFSEQQPRANADALMAALDRINRSGKGKVWFAGQGERDSAWQMKREMLSPRYTTRLKDIPKIK, from the coding sequence ATGTTTGCGCTGGCCGATGCCAACAACTTTTACGCCTCCTGCGAAACTGTATTCAGGCCCGATCTGCGCGGTAAACCCATTGTCGTCGTGTCGAACAACGACGGCTGCGTGATCGCACGCTCAGCGGAGGCAAAGCGCATGGGCATCAAAATGGCTGCGCCGCTGTTTAAAAATGAGCGTTACTTCCGGGAGAACGGGGTGCACGTATTCAGCTCCAACTATGAGCTGTACGGCGACATGTCAGCACGCATGATGGCAATACTGGGCGAGATGGCTGCGGGTCAGGAAGTCTACTCCATTGATGAGTCTTTTCTGGACGTTACCGGGATTGGCAACATTATCCCGCTCGAGACATTCGGGCAGCAGATGCGTGAGCGCATCCGGAAGGAAACCGGGCTGATAATTGGCGTGGGATTCGCACCGACCAAAGCGCTGGCCAAACTTGCTAACCACGCGGCCAAGAAGTGGACACAGACTAACGGCGTCGTGGATTTGTCTGACAGAAGCCGGCAGCGAAAGCTCCTGCATCTGACCGATGTCAGCGATATCTGGGGAATTGGTCAGCGCATCAGTAAGCGGCTGAACCAGCTGGGAATAACGACTGCTCTGCAGCTGGCAGACAGCAACGTCAGCATGATACGGAAAAATTTTGACGTTGTTGTTGAGCGTATTACGCGTGAGCTGAATGGCGAGTCCTGCATCGCGCTCGAGGACGCGCCGCCGCCGAAGCAACACATACTGAATTCGCGGTCATTTGGCGAGAGAGTCACAAAACTGGAAGGCATGCAGCAGGCTATCGTGCTGTATGCCACACGTGCGGCGGAGAAACTCAGGGAGCAGAATTCGCGCTGCCGCCATATCAGCGTGTCAGTTGCTACCGGCAGGCACGGCGATGAGCCGCGCTATTCAAATACTGCATCATGCATGCTCGACTATCCGACCAATGATACGCGGGACATTATCGAATCTGCTCTTCATGGTCTTGGCACTATCTGGCGGGATGGCTTCCGTTATGCCAAAGCAGGGGTAATGCTGGGTGACTTTTACCAGTCAGGAATGACGCAGTTTGACATGTTCAGCGAGCAGCAGCCGCGCGCTAACGCTGACGCGTTAATGGCTGCGCTGGACAGAATCAATCGTTCAGGTAAGGGCAAGGTCTGGTTTGCGGGGCAGGGAGAACGAGACAGCGCATGGCAGATGAAGCGTGAGATGCTATCACCACGATATACAACGAGATTAAAAGATATTCCTAAAATAAAGTAA
- a CDS encoding S24 family peptidase — translation MAFQNPAQNYTETRLNLGDLVHLSPYSTYLMRSESDCPGAGIVKGSVLAIDRALTPEHGQLIVAEFDGELTLRRLLLNPVPALQALDADETVTLLDVSQALPVWGVVAYALTDVAGVGFNGPAGD, via the coding sequence ATGGCCTTTCAGAATCCCGCCCAGAACTATACTGAAACGCGCCTTAATCTGGGCGATCTCGTTCATCTTTCCCCTTATTCAACCTATCTGATGCGCAGCGAAAGCGACTGTCCCGGTGCCGGGATTGTCAAAGGGTCCGTGCTGGCAATCGATCGGGCGCTGACACCTGAACATGGCCAGCTTATCGTTGCAGAGTTCGATGGAGAACTGACTTTGAGACGCCTGCTGCTCAATCCGGTTCCCGCCCTGCAGGCGCTGGACGCGGATGAGACTGTGACGCTGCTTGATGTAAGCCAGGCGCTTCCCGTGTGGGGTGTTGTTGCCTACGCTCTGACTGATGTTGCCGGAGTGGGATTCAACGGACCAGCAGGGGATTAA
- a CDS encoding DUF4041 domain-containing protein, which translates to MNVIYFSVAGAIAFVGILAALIVTAKKLKIARTDFTDKSVQLARYAVIIDAEDEAARIMTQAKTEAATTISISETEAKFITDLANAALEDARTAAEKLSNETQQTVALQLAKKVEIEEQIQTLRASYASKKITYDELESVLSVYKEDMDFAEMGFYAPHFDFDTSEMFQISIRSNRQQQKDLLRNKTTFGAIYCTTEWTVSGSKAEGNKMTTRGINMTARAFNGECDAAIANVTFKNINTMESRIYKAFEVLNKLNEVNQIHINHAFLDLKLTELRLTYEYRAKKQEEKEEQREIRAQMAEERKAQAEIDRALREAEEEERRAQKALDKARKEMNEKLAKMTAAQAEKYQEKIDYLQEALTEAELKGLKALSMAQQTKRGHVYVISNIGSFGENVFKIGMTRRLDPQDRVDELGSASVPFLFDIHAMIHSEDAPAMEYALHQHFAENRTNLINRRKEFFNVSLEEIKAAVFDVAGDDVDFIETATAQHYHETVAMRKQKADALAMPVEVEKKQPRFAEAI; encoded by the coding sequence ATGAACGTTATTTATTTTTCGGTTGCAGGAGCTATCGCTTTTGTGGGCATTTTAGCAGCCCTAATTGTTACCGCGAAGAAATTGAAAATAGCCAGGACGGATTTTACCGATAAGTCAGTACAGTTGGCGCGTTATGCTGTCATTATTGATGCTGAAGATGAAGCGGCGCGCATCATGACTCAAGCAAAGACGGAAGCAGCCACCACCATTTCGATAAGCGAAACAGAAGCGAAGTTCATTACTGACTTAGCGAATGCTGCGTTAGAAGATGCCCGCACGGCTGCTGAAAAACTCAGTAATGAGACTCAGCAAACCGTTGCCCTGCAGCTCGCAAAAAAAGTCGAAATTGAAGAGCAGATCCAAACTCTGCGCGCTTCTTACGCCAGTAAGAAAATCACGTATGACGAGCTAGAGTCTGTGCTTTCTGTATACAAAGAAGATATGGATTTTGCAGAAATGGGCTTCTACGCGCCGCATTTCGATTTCGATACGTCTGAAATGTTCCAGATATCTATCCGTAGCAATCGGCAGCAGCAGAAAGATTTGCTTCGCAATAAGACCACTTTTGGGGCCATCTATTGCACCACAGAATGGACGGTAAGTGGTTCAAAGGCAGAAGGTAATAAAATGACCACGCGAGGCATAAACATGACTGCCCGAGCCTTTAACGGTGAATGTGATGCGGCCATTGCCAATGTCACTTTTAAAAACATCAACACCATGGAATCGCGCATCTACAAAGCTTTTGAAGTATTAAACAAGCTCAATGAAGTAAACCAGATCCACATTAATCATGCCTTCTTAGATCTAAAGCTGACCGAACTGCGTTTAACCTATGAATACCGGGCCAAAAAGCAGGAAGAAAAAGAAGAACAACGTGAAATCCGCGCCCAGATGGCCGAGGAACGCAAAGCCCAGGCAGAGATCGACCGTGCTCTTCGTGAGGCTGAAGAAGAAGAACGCCGCGCCCAGAAAGCCCTAGATAAAGCCCGGAAAGAAATGAATGAAAAACTGGCGAAAATGACCGCCGCTCAGGCCGAAAAGTATCAGGAGAAGATCGATTACCTTCAAGAGGCGCTGACCGAAGCAGAATTGAAAGGACTAAAAGCCCTGAGCATGGCGCAACAAACCAAGCGGGGCCACGTTTACGTTATCTCTAACATCGGCTCTTTTGGTGAGAATGTCTTTAAAATTGGCATGACACGCCGCCTTGACCCTCAGGACCGCGTTGACGAGCTGGGTAGTGCATCGGTGCCGTTCTTATTTGATATCCATGCCATGATCCACAGTGAAGATGCACCGGCAATGGAATATGCCCTTCACCAGCATTTCGCTGAAAATCGCACTAACCTCATCAACAGACGCAAAGAATTCTTTAACGTGAGTCTGGAAGAGATTAAAGCAGCCGTGTTTGATGTGGCGGGTGATGATGTGGACTTCATTGAGACGGCGACTGCACAGCACTATCATGAGACGGTGGCAATGCGGAAACAAAAGGCTGACGCTCTTGCGATGCCGGTTGAAGTTGAGAAGAAACAGCCACGCTTTGCAGAAGCTATCTAA
- a CDS encoding Ail/Lom family outer membrane beta-barrel protein codes for MLFRKISVALLASMLCNSAMADEPDVTPTMSFGYQRGNIKDFGEIQGGNFRFQYETTSPWGLMGSLSAMKRNWRDADTECKRNDAKCRDNYNERHRSDRNAEYYSALIGPTYRISDKLSVFALGGISHTKVDNPLVFDYINNVQKKDGSTSSNQFAYSTGLTFDATRNLALTVGFEGSQAAFTSKKHDMKSIFINVGYRF; via the coding sequence ATGTTGTTCAGAAAAATTTCAGTGGCTTTACTGGCTTCAATGCTGTGTAACTCTGCGATGGCCGATGAGCCTGATGTGACGCCAACGATGTCTTTTGGTTATCAGCGTGGCAATATCAAGGATTTTGGTGAAATTCAGGGGGGAAACTTCAGATTTCAATATGAAACGACGTCGCCTTGGGGATTGATGGGATCGCTTTCAGCAATGAAAAGAAACTGGCGGGATGCTGATACCGAATGCAAAAGAAACGATGCGAAATGCAGGGATAATTATAATGAAAGACATCGTTCAGACAGGAATGCAGAATATTACTCTGCGCTTATCGGACCGACCTATCGCATCTCAGACAAACTGAGTGTGTTTGCCTTGGGAGGGATTTCTCATACAAAAGTAGATAATCCATTAGTTTTTGATTATATCAATAACGTCCAGAAGAAAGACGGGTCAACATCTTCTAACCAGTTTGCATACAGTACTGGCCTGACATTTGATGCAACCAGAAACCTGGCGCTAACGGTAGGCTTTGAAGGCTCGCAAGCCGCTTTCACATCAAAAAAACATGATATGAAGAGTATTTTCATCAATGTCGGTTATCGTTTTTAA
- a CDS encoding tail fiber assembly protein, with the protein MAFGYSAKKNAFYLLDEEAAYRASGNWPDDVRPVSDDIWQKFAGTPPEGKQRVAGKEGTPVWVDLPEHEERTIEENQAVKNALLEKADTEIRMLSVVQEVYGLSDDEKQRLGAWKKHLAEVYRLNASVREKVDWPVAPVHS; encoded by the coding sequence ATGGCCTTCGGATATAGCGCTAAAAAAAATGCATTTTACTTACTTGATGAAGAAGCGGCTTACAGGGCAAGTGGCAACTGGCCTGACGATGTTCGTCCCGTTTCGGATGACATCTGGCAAAAGTTTGCCGGTACCCCTCCTGAAGGAAAGCAGCGTGTGGCAGGAAAAGAGGGGACGCCTGTGTGGGTTGACCTCCCCGAACATGAGGAAAGAACCATTGAGGAGAATCAGGCGGTAAAGAATGCATTACTGGAAAAGGCCGATACGGAAATACGTATGCTGTCTGTAGTTCAGGAAGTATATGGGCTAAGTGATGATGAAAAACAAAGACTCGGGGCGTGGAAGAAACACTTAGCTGAAGTTTACAGATTGAATGCGAGTGTAAGGGAGAAAGTGGACTGGCCAGTTGCACCAGTCCACAGCTAA
- a CDS encoding baseplate J/gp47 family protein, which yields MAPLNIKSFTDLVSEQVTAIQARALKLVDFSIGSILRSLAESNAGVAMWIQQLIVKLLVTTRAATCSGEDLDSWMADFSFPRLSAVQAIGQVTFSRFTATSRALVPVGAHVTTTDGAQHYAVMADTSIDAWDAEQSGYVIAAGVSSLVVPVRANRAGAAGNAQPGTVTVISGAIFYVDTVTNTAAFVNGKDAEGDDSYRARFVLWIASLSKATKAAIGFAISNLQSGVSYTLTENAVWDGSYQPGYFYAVVDDGSGSPDAAFVQRAAMAIDAVRGFTVTFGVFPPDVIKADVILVISTDGTADHGEIVTLVRTAIIQCIGSLALGKLLAYTQLVKVAYSASPLVTNVSSLTLNGGTADMAASHRQVIRPGTVKVS from the coding sequence ATGGCACCCCTCAATATAAAATCCTTTACCGATCTTGTGAGTGAGCAGGTCACGGCTATTCAGGCCAGGGCACTGAAGCTGGTGGATTTCTCCATTGGCAGCATTCTCCGGTCGCTGGCAGAGTCGAATGCGGGTGTGGCCATGTGGATACAGCAGCTGATTGTGAAGCTGCTGGTGACGACCCGCGCCGCGACATGCTCCGGCGAGGACCTGGACAGCTGGATGGCTGATTTCAGTTTTCCGCGGCTCTCTGCCGTGCAGGCTATCGGGCAGGTCACTTTCAGTCGATTTACAGCCACCAGCAGGGCATTGGTCCCGGTGGGTGCGCATGTCACCACCACAGACGGTGCCCAGCATTATGCTGTGATGGCTGACACGTCGATTGATGCCTGGGATGCCGAGCAGTCAGGTTATGTCATCGCGGCGGGCGTCAGCTCGCTTGTGGTTCCGGTCAGGGCGAACAGAGCAGGCGCTGCGGGTAATGCGCAGCCGGGAACGGTGACGGTCATTTCAGGGGCAATTTTCTATGTAGACACCGTAACCAACACCGCCGCGTTTGTTAACGGCAAGGATGCAGAGGGTGATGACAGCTACCGGGCGAGATTTGTGCTGTGGATCGCCTCACTGTCGAAAGCCACCAAAGCGGCTATCGGCTTTGCCATCAGCAATCTTCAGAGTGGGGTCAGTTATACCCTGACGGAAAATGCCGTGTGGGATGGCTCCTATCAGCCCGGTTATTTTTATGCCGTGGTGGACGATGGCAGTGGCAGCCCTGATGCAGCTTTTGTCCAGCGGGCAGCGATGGCCATCGATGCCGTGCGGGGATTTACCGTCACATTTGGTGTATTTCCGCCAGATGTAATTAAAGCAGATGTCATTCTGGTTATCTCCACCGATGGGACAGCTGATCATGGCGAAATCGTCACGCTGGTCAGAACTGCGATTATTCAGTGCATCGGCAGCCTGGCGCTGGGGAAACTGCTGGCATACACCCAGCTGGTAAAAGTGGCCTACAGCGCCAGTCCGCTGGTGACCAATGTTTCGTCACTGACGCTGAATGGCGGCACTGCCGATATGGCAGCCTCTCACAGGCAGGTTATTCGTCCTGGAACGGTGAAGGTGAGCTGA
- a CDS encoding phage tail protein codes for MHDLYHFPGGDLDSSSTGDLRTASASDRTKQRILRRLLTNPGDYVFHPEYGAGLGKKIGEAFRPGEWKALISGQMLLEEAVASHPPPVVKLNRIEGGISVSASYTDAMTGNPETLIFDVTR; via the coding sequence ATGCACGACCTCTATCACTTCCCGGGCGGAGACCTTGACTCTTCATCCACAGGCGACTTACGCACGGCATCCGCCAGCGATCGCACGAAACAACGCATTCTGCGGCGACTCCTGACCAATCCTGGCGACTACGTTTTTCATCCGGAATACGGGGCAGGACTCGGGAAGAAAATTGGTGAAGCCTTCAGGCCCGGAGAGTGGAAGGCGCTCATCAGCGGCCAGATGTTGCTGGAAGAGGCTGTCGCCAGCCATCCGCCGCCGGTTGTAAAACTGAATCGCATTGAGGGGGGGATCAGTGTGTCAGCGTCCTATACGGATGCCATGACCGGCAACCCGGAAACCCTCATCTTCGATGTCACGAGGTAA
- a CDS encoding phage baseplate assembly protein V, whose product MRALINTMAATARQSLSGKSGTRQGIITAYDPASYAIKVQLQPTGEETGWIPLSTPWAGNGWGLAAGPMLGAVAEVGFDSGLTGVGMAEGQFYNDADRCPGPPSGEFWLVHQSGSLLKFLNSGEVLLSAKEKLTYDAPAHHFTGGNVRIDKNLTVGKDIRDNDGRYGTVHRIRTVYDGHKHLEKGQGNFTAPPEQKITATLQS is encoded by the coding sequence TTGAGAGCACTGATCAACACCATGGCGGCAACGGCCCGTCAGAGCCTGTCCGGCAAAAGCGGCACACGTCAGGGCATTATCACGGCATACGATCCGGCCAGTTATGCAATAAAAGTTCAGCTCCAGCCGACCGGTGAGGAAACGGGGTGGATCCCCCTCAGCACGCCATGGGCAGGCAACGGCTGGGGACTGGCTGCAGGGCCGATGCTCGGCGCGGTGGCGGAGGTGGGATTTGATTCTGGCCTGACTGGTGTAGGAATGGCAGAAGGGCAGTTCTATAACGATGCTGATCGCTGCCCGGGCCCACCCTCCGGTGAGTTCTGGCTGGTGCACCAGAGCGGATCGCTTTTGAAGTTTCTCAACAGCGGGGAAGTCCTGCTGTCCGCTAAGGAAAAGCTCACTTATGACGCGCCTGCACACCACTTTACCGGTGGTAACGTGCGCATTGATAAAAATCTTACCGTCGGGAAAGACATCCGCGACAACGATGGGCGCTATGGCACGGTTCATCGTATCCGCACTGTTTATGACGGCCATAAACATCTCGAAAAAGGGCAGGGCAACTTTACCGCCCCGCCTGAGCAGAAAATTACAGCCACTCTCCAGAGTTAA